A stretch of [Clostridium] scindens DNA encodes these proteins:
- a CDS encoding sensor histidine kinase, translated as MPDTVHQNVVKAANNNSGYPYWVTDYCNSYGLFLGRECRRVDQMNFQTLGTVVVGVDMDRLVRSSTNSVLHSDETQYILFDEDTEFYHSESLDSNEINTIGKKLKTDYGVISVNAGKYFAVKGSIGNTSWNYICLVPYGHISSTLNFTKLMALVVILVSVLISLLLSRMLIRSVTSDFSRLIQKMKAFGRDESTPPDTGYDYSGRTDEVGVLHNQFDHMALKIRNLIQENYVNEILSKDARLKALENQINPHFLYNTLEAVNWRAKAIGEKDISSMVESLGTLMRETLNTKDKTFTVRRELEIVKSYLTIQQIRFEDRLEYTIQIDDSIMDISLPHLTIQPLVENAINYAMEESTEVCHIQIEGTRSGDNVYIDVVNNDSQFEQDLLRKLDQGLVTPPMDSGSACSISTSASSSRTVQSTDFFYLIKTTSMQ; from the coding sequence GTGCCGGATACGGTCCACCAAAATGTGGTTAAAGCTGCTAATAACAACTCCGGATATCCATACTGGGTTACAGATTACTGCAATTCCTACGGGCTCTTTCTTGGGCGGGAATGCCGCAGGGTTGACCAGATGAATTTCCAGACATTAGGCACGGTTGTCGTAGGCGTAGACATGGACCGTCTGGTACGTTCTTCTACCAATTCTGTCCTGCATTCAGATGAAACACAGTATATATTATTTGACGAAGATACAGAGTTTTACCACTCAGAAAGCCTGGATTCTAACGAGATCAACACAATTGGAAAGAAACTGAAGACCGATTATGGCGTGATTTCTGTAAATGCTGGTAAGTATTTTGCAGTAAAAGGCTCCATTGGGAACACGTCCTGGAATTATATCTGCCTTGTCCCATACGGACATATATCATCTACATTAAACTTTACAAAACTCATGGCACTGGTGGTAATCCTTGTTTCTGTTCTCATTTCCCTCTTGCTGTCCAGGATGCTCATCCGTTCTGTAACCAGCGATTTCAGCCGGCTTATCCAAAAAATGAAGGCCTTCGGAAGAGATGAATCCACGCCTCCGGATACTGGATACGATTATAGCGGGCGTACAGATGAGGTCGGAGTACTGCACAACCAGTTTGACCATATGGCCTTAAAGATACGGAATCTGATTCAGGAAAACTATGTAAATGAAATTCTTTCGAAAGATGCCCGTTTAAAGGCATTAGAAAACCAGATCAACCCTCATTTTCTTTACAATACACTGGAGGCTGTCAACTGGCGCGCAAAAGCTATCGGTGAAAAAGATATATCATCCATGGTAGAGTCGCTGGGCACACTTATGCGGGAAACCTTAAATACAAAAGATAAGACCTTTACAGTCCGCCGTGAACTCGAAATTGTTAAAAGCTACCTAACCATACAGCAGATCCGTTTTGAAGACCGCCTTGAATATACAATCCAAATAGATGACTCTATCATGGATATCAGTCTGCCCCACCTGACCATACAGCCCCTTGTGGAAAATGCAATCAACTATGCGATGGAAGAAAGCACGGAAGTGTGCCATATCCAGATTGAAGGTACCCGTTCCGGGGATAACGTATATATAGATGTGGTCAATAATGATTCCCAGTTTGAACAAGATTTGTTAAGAAAGCTTGATCAGGGCCTGGTAACCCCCCCCATGGATTCGGGATCGGCCTGCTCAATATCCACAAGCGCATCCAGCTCACGTACGGTTCAGAGTACGGACTTCTTCTATTTAATAAAGACGACGAGCATGCAGTAG
- a CDS encoding substrate-binding domain-containing protein has product MKKIVSVLLCVMMIAVLAAGCGSSDAGSGGKSDSSKTKDAGDDKTANPEEYQVVMIVKQSDSWFDDMTTGVEQLKKDTGLNVSVQVPETGDAASQISIMEDLIAQGVDAICIVPNDPDALVPTIEKAKESGIVVVTHEAPGIAENVDLDVEAFVNEEFGKLFGEKLAKSMDGKGQYAGFVGGLTMETHMAWYKAAIEYIKENYPDMECVTEEPYEDGNSVDGAHDKTLEILKAYPDIKGLFDCSAHGGGICEALQEKNKTDDVSVVSLALPSMSATYLEDGSMKAGLAWRPADAGYATCYAAYLLASGQKVETGTDLKITGYEDIQVKDGVAYGNAPLEFSADNINDYKF; this is encoded by the coding sequence ATGAAAAAGATAGTTTCTGTATTGTTATGCGTAATGATGATTGCAGTACTAGCGGCAGGATGCGGCAGCAGTGATGCAGGATCAGGAGGCAAGTCTGACAGTTCGAAGACAAAAGACGCTGGGGATGATAAGACAGCAAATCCAGAAGAGTATCAGGTAGTTATGATTGTAAAGCAGAGTGATTCCTGGTTCGATGATATGACTACTGGAGTAGAGCAGCTCAAGAAGGATACCGGCTTAAATGTATCGGTACAAGTACCGGAGACAGGGGATGCGGCAAGCCAGATCTCTATTATGGAAGATCTGATAGCACAGGGCGTGGACGCTATCTGTATTGTACCAAATGATCCGGACGCGCTTGTTCCTACGATCGAAAAAGCAAAAGAGTCTGGTATTGTTGTTGTAACGCATGAGGCGCCTGGTATTGCAGAAAATGTTGACCTGGATGTAGAAGCTTTTGTCAATGAAGAATTTGGTAAGTTATTCGGAGAGAAGCTTGCAAAGTCTATGGACGGAAAAGGCCAGTATGCTGGTTTTGTCGGCGGCCTTACGATGGAGACTCATATGGCCTGGTATAAAGCAGCAATCGAATATATCAAAGAAAACTATCCAGATATGGAATGTGTGACAGAAGAACCTTATGAGGATGGTAACAGCGTTGACGGCGCACATGATAAGACATTAGAAATCCTGAAAGCATATCCAGATATCAAAGGGCTCTTTGACTGTTCTGCACATGGCGGCGGAATCTGTGAGGCACTGCAGGAAAAGAATAAGACAGATGACGTATCAGTCGTATCACTGGCACTGCCTTCTATGTCGGCCACATACCTGGAAGATGGATCTATGAAAGCAGGACTTGCATGGAGACCGGCGGACGCAGGCTATGCAACATGCTATGCTGCATATCTGCTGGCATCTGGGCAGAAGGTAGAAACAGGTACTGACCTTAAGATTACTGGTTACGAAGATATCCAGGTAAAAGACGGTGTGGCATATGGCAATGCACCTCTGGAATTTTCAGCTGATAATATAAACGATTATAAATTCTGA
- a CDS encoding sugar ABC transporter ATP-binding protein, whose product MGTVLEAKHINKSFIGVQALKDISIKINSGEIHCLAGENGCGKSTLVKNISGVYTPDSGEIILGGNTYHNLTPMQAMKEGIQVIYQDLSLFQHLTVAENIVISRLKFDRNKMISWKKVYAIAQEQLDKIGVKMDLGQTVGEISMANRQLTAICRALAQDAKILFMDEPTTALTKTEVERLLNIMVDLKKKGLAIIFISHKLDEVFSVADTITIFRNGEKIGDFKSEDLDKKSLSYYMTGREVEYPRYHRTSKEDTPILEIENLTRKNQYENISLSIRPGDIVGVTGLLGSGRTELALSLFGLNPTTSGRIKVDGKEVKLSSPMKAKKCGIALLPEDRFNQGLFMKREIKENISSSILDEISNKGVLNKQSEERTAETYVKQLKVRTPSIDTVIGTLSGGNQQKVVIGKWTATCPRVFIMDTPTVGIDIGSKAEIYEQIHKFAEEGMAIIFISDEVQEILANCNRVMVMAEGKCVKMLEEDDLKEEALV is encoded by the coding sequence ATGGGAACAGTTTTGGAGGCAAAACACATAAATAAATCTTTTATTGGCGTTCAGGCGTTAAAAGATATCAGCATCAAAATCAACAGTGGGGAAATTCACTGCCTTGCAGGGGAAAACGGGTGCGGAAAGTCAACCCTGGTCAAGAATATATCCGGCGTCTATACACCGGATTCAGGGGAAATCATACTTGGCGGAAATACATATCATAATCTGACCCCCATGCAGGCTATGAAGGAAGGTATACAGGTAATATACCAGGACTTGTCACTGTTCCAGCACCTGACTGTGGCAGAGAACATTGTAATCAGCAGACTTAAGTTTGATAGAAATAAGATGATAAGCTGGAAAAAGGTATATGCCATAGCACAGGAGCAGTTAGACAAAATAGGAGTAAAGATGGATCTTGGCCAGACTGTGGGGGAGATTTCAATGGCGAACCGACAGCTGACGGCAATCTGCCGGGCGTTAGCGCAGGATGCGAAAATCCTGTTCATGGATGAGCCGACCACAGCCCTTACAAAGACAGAAGTAGAACGTCTGCTGAATATTATGGTGGACTTAAAGAAAAAGGGGCTTGCAATTATATTTATCAGCCATAAGCTTGATGAAGTTTTCTCTGTGGCAGATACGATAACCATATTCCGCAATGGAGAGAAAATCGGTGATTTTAAAAGCGAGGATTTAGATAAAAAGAGCCTGTCATATTATATGACGGGACGGGAAGTGGAGTATCCAAGATACCACCGCACGAGTAAGGAAGATACACCGATACTTGAGATTGAGAACCTGACCAGAAAAAACCAGTACGAAAATATATCACTGTCCATACGTCCAGGCGACATTGTGGGAGTGACCGGGCTGCTTGGATCAGGAAGGACGGAACTTGCATTGTCTTTATTCGGATTAAATCCTACGACCAGCGGCCGGATTAAGGTGGATGGCAAAGAGGTAAAACTTAGTTCGCCAATGAAAGCAAAGAAATGCGGGATTGCATTGCTGCCTGAGGACAGATTTAACCAGGGGCTGTTTATGAAACGAGAGATTAAAGAAAATATATCCTCTTCCATATTAGATGAGATTTCTAATAAAGGAGTACTGAATAAACAGTCTGAGGAACGCACAGCAGAGACATACGTCAAGCAGTTAAAGGTAAGGACGCCTTCTATTGATACGGTAATAGGGACGCTGTCAGGGGGAAACCAGCAGAAAGTGGTCATTGGCAAATGGACGGCCACATGTCCAAGGGTTTTTATTATGGATACGCCGACAGTAGGTATTGATATTGGGTCAAAGGCTGAGATCTATGAACAGATACATAAATTTGCTGAGGAAGGAATGGCTATTATCTTTATTTCAGACGAAGTACAGGAGATTCTGGCAAACTGTAACCGGGTTATGGTGATGGCTGAAGGGAAATGTGTAAAAATGCTGGAAGAAGACGACTTAAAAGAGGAGGCACTCGTATGA
- a CDS encoding ABC transporter permease, with protein MIILLYSIFVSVKNPAFIHIETIFDIIRVASTTLMVAMGLLVVMISGGIDVSFMAIALFGSYTTIHIMISMGIDNLIFAFGISALIGGLLGIINALLINWLKLPPFIITLGTQNLFHGIMTTFIGDKSFGAGVLPKSIHSFGQAAVIKIGGVGLTSSIIPVLLAGALTWFILYRTMTGRGIFAVGNDEEAARRAGFNPFKIRLIVYVYSGILAGIMGMMYVAQTNALYPNKLVGDELMVVAAVVIGGTKITGGQGKILGAFLGVIIIYLLNTTLIMIGLSSSWNNLFVGTILVISVAVTSYQERVKNRNNLIFTE; from the coding sequence TTGATTATTCTTCTCTATAGTATATTTGTCTCAGTGAAGAATCCGGCCTTTATACATATAGAGACAATATTTGATATTATCCGTGTGGCGTCCACTACGCTGATGGTTGCGATGGGACTGCTTGTTGTCATGATCTCTGGCGGAATTGACGTATCGTTCATGGCTATCGCGCTGTTTGGAAGTTACACGACGATTCATATTATGATATCAATGGGAATTGACAATCTGATCTTTGCATTTGGCATTTCTGCTTTGATTGGAGGATTACTTGGCATTATTAACGCGCTGTTAATCAACTGGCTGAAACTGCCGCCGTTCATTATAACCTTGGGAACGCAGAATCTTTTCCATGGCATTATGACTACTTTTATTGGCGACAAATCATTTGGCGCAGGCGTGCTGCCAAAGAGCATTCATTCCTTCGGCCAGGCAGCCGTGATTAAGATCGGGGGCGTGGGCTTGACATCATCTATCATTCCTGTATTACTTGCTGGCGCCCTAACCTGGTTCATTCTTTACCGTACCATGACCGGGAGAGGAATCTTCGCAGTCGGAAATGATGAGGAAGCAGCCAGAAGGGCTGGCTTTAATCCATTCAAAATCCGCTTGATTGTATATGTGTACTCTGGAATCCTGGCTGGAATTATGGGGATGATGTACGTAGCGCAGACAAATGCGCTCTATCCAAATAAACTGGTGGGGGATGAGCTGATGGTTGTGGCAGCTGTTGTAATAGGCGGTACGAAGATAACAGGCGGACAGGGAAAGATTTTAGGTGCGTTTCTTGGTGTCATTATTATCTATCTACTGAACACCACGTTGATTATGATCGGCCTGTCATCCTCCTGGAACAATCTTTTTGTAGGGACAATTCTTGTAATCTCAGTGGCAGTGACTTCCTACCAGGAGAGGGTTAAGAACCGCAACAATCTAATTTTTACGGAATAG
- a CDS encoding ABC transporter permease yields the protein MTKIKKWAGRDMNLTILMGVTLVILIWSGMAFGQSMYSMRNIQSMTFQIPEFGFLALAMMLSNMIGGIDLSIIANANTVAILTAYVLNGQWSFGTEGAARVVLALIFAVLCSLLFGLFNGLLISKTSAPSLIATLGTMTLFQGIGMAVTGGASVGGIEEKFAQIGKSTILNLPVIFWLFILASVILGLVMSYSGFGRKLYLYGDNPVAARFSAIHNEGICIGTFLLTGLLAGIAGLIILSRVNSAKVGYGDSYLLQTLIVCVIGGIDPNGGRGKVWGVLIAVIMMQILSSAFTIMSLSPYTKKLIWGIMLVLVLGLNFIIKKYSGVRMLKASLNTNKEK from the coding sequence ATGACTAAGATAAAAAAATGGGCTGGCAGAGATATGAATCTCACTATATTGATGGGAGTTACGCTTGTTATACTGATCTGGAGCGGGATGGCGTTTGGGCAGTCCATGTATTCTATGCGGAATATACAGTCCATGACATTCCAGATACCCGAGTTTGGCTTTCTGGCGCTGGCAATGATGCTGTCAAATATGATCGGCGGAATTGACCTTTCCATTATTGCTAATGCAAATACTGTGGCTATTCTGACAGCGTATGTGCTGAATGGCCAATGGTCCTTTGGGACAGAGGGAGCGGCAAGAGTTGTGCTGGCACTTATTTTCGCCGTTTTGTGCAGCTTGTTGTTTGGTCTGTTTAATGGACTGTTAATATCAAAAACATCTGCGCCGTCATTGATTGCAACGTTGGGAACGATGACTCTGTTCCAGGGAATTGGAATGGCAGTGACAGGGGGAGCCAGCGTGGGAGGAATTGAAGAAAAATTCGCGCAGATTGGAAAGAGCACGATTTTGAATCTTCCGGTTATCTTCTGGCTGTTTATCCTTGCATCTGTAATACTTGGCCTTGTAATGTCGTACAGTGGTTTTGGCAGAAAACTGTATTTGTACGGAGATAATCCGGTTGCAGCCAGATTCTCGGCAATCCATAATGAAGGTATCTGCATCGGCACATTTCTGTTGACGGGCCTGCTTGCAGGGATTGCGGGACTGATTATTCTAAGCCGTGTAAATTCTGCCAAGGTGGGGTATGGAGATTCTTATCTGCTTCAGACGCTGATTGTCTGCGTAATAGGCGGGATCGACCCGAACGGAGGAAGAGGCAAAGTATGGGGCGTATTGATTGCAGTTATAATGATGCAGATTCTGTCCAGCGCATTTACAATAATGTCCCTGTCTCCATATACGAAAAAATTGATATGGGGCATTATGCTTGTTCTCGTTCTTGGATTAAACTTTATTATTAAAAAGTATTCTGGCGTGAGAATGCTGAAAGCCAGCTTGAATACGAATAAAGAGAAATAA
- the hxlB gene encoding 6-phospho-3-hexuloisomerase, whose amino-acid sequence MNCRKYEELYRTVLNEHREVFEKQDLDEVTLFMEQIRKAERIFVMGVGREGIAGRSFAMRLMHLGKEVHWIWDDTTPGMHEGDLFIAINGSGKIGHIHYVVKQAKETGAAITVVTGGPKEKTARLADCVLFVPASVFNGTDSRAVPSVQPMGNLFEQHLFLLFDIIIMLLEEEMKVTHEQMEARHRNIE is encoded by the coding sequence ATGAATTGCAGAAAATATGAAGAATTATATCGTACCGTACTTAACGAACACAGAGAAGTCTTTGAAAAGCAGGATCTGGATGAGGTTACTTTATTTATGGAACAAATCAGGAAGGCAGAGCGGATCTTTGTTATGGGCGTAGGCAGAGAAGGGATCGCAGGCCGGTCATTTGCCATGCGGCTGATGCACCTTGGAAAAGAAGTACACTGGATCTGGGACGACACGACACCTGGCATGCATGAGGGGGATTTATTTATTGCTATAAACGGGTCGGGTAAAATCGGCCACATTCATTATGTGGTCAAACAGGCAAAAGAGACCGGGGCAGCAATCACTGTGGTGACAGGAGGGCCAAAAGAAAAGACGGCCCGCCTGGCAGACTGTGTGTTATTTGTTCCGGCAAGTGTATTTAACGGGACAGACTCTAGAGCGGTACCGTCCGTACAGCCGATGGGAAATTTGTTTGAGCAACACCTGTTTTTGCTGTTTGATATTATTATTATGCTGCTGGAAGAAGAGATGAAGGTGACGCACGAACAGATGGAGGCCAGGCACAGAAATATAGAATAA
- the vanR gene encoding VanR-ABDEGLN family response regulator transcription factor: MNILVVDDEKEIADVIELYLQNDQYSVYKFYTGQEALDCIGSMKIDLAILDIMLPDIDGFQILKQIREKYTFPVIMLTAKTEYMDKITGLTLGADDYIPKPFNPLELVARVKAQLRRYTQYNEGSKEEGEIIDFGGLVLNRTSHECVYNEMPLTLTPIEFDILWLLCENRGKVISSEELFEKVWHEKYYKNSNNTVMVHIRHLREKMNAPTGKSDFIKTVWGVGYKVEE, encoded by the coding sequence ATGAATATATTAGTAGTAGACGACGAGAAGGAAATTGCAGATGTGATAGAACTCTATCTCCAGAATGACCAGTATAGCGTATATAAGTTCTATACCGGCCAGGAGGCGCTAGACTGTATTGGCAGCATGAAGATCGATCTGGCGATCCTTGATATCATGCTTCCGGATATTGACGGGTTCCAGATCCTGAAGCAGATCCGGGAGAAATACACGTTCCCGGTAATCATGCTGACGGCTAAGACAGAATATATGGACAAGATCACGGGGCTTACGCTGGGAGCGGACGACTACATCCCCAAGCCCTTCAATCCGCTGGAACTGGTGGCCAGGGTAAAGGCTCAGCTGCGCAGGTATACCCAGTACAACGAAGGGTCCAAAGAAGAAGGAGAGATTATAGACTTCGGGGGCCTGGTACTGAACAGGACCTCCCATGAATGCGTCTATAATGAAATGCCGCTTACGCTTACGCCGATCGAGTTCGATATTCTCTGGCTTCTCTGCGAGAACCGGGGGAAGGTGATCAGTTCGGAGGAACTTTTTGAAAAAGTATGGCATGAAAAATATTACAAGAACAGCAACAATACGGTGATGGTGCACATCCGGCACCTTCGGGAGAAGATGAATGCGCCCACCGGCAAATCTGATTTTATCAAGACGGTATGGGGAGTAGGTTATAAGGTTGAAGAATAA
- a CDS encoding sensor histidine kinase has translation MKNNYRKLKFSILLQTVFVTAVTVLVGGFLLNYVIDGIYNDSFARIFVDFLTSLDVEEKTAIDLYWKLIGDNKTFFMVVGFLLLFALFFYVALSKMTKYLDQIGDGIENIVSDSTEPIHLITELKPIEIRLNEIKATLKRQELEAEEGEKKKNDLVIFLAHDLKTPLTSIVAYLSMLDSHPDMSQEEREKYTHIAFEKSLRLGELINEFFDITRYNLQNIELESVEINLSLMLEQLADELYGVLQEKQLACQVDVEENLVVYGDPDKLARVFDNILRNAIAYCYDNTRIQIEAQMKGQDVEIIFTNQGDKIPGAMLQTIFEKFYRVDGSRSSGTGGAGLGLAIAKQIVELHGGLIRAKSDDSKTQFIVTLPTRTEKEEGTAEDEVHTHRRRTFRSKPGRRKRVQRKEGEGDLE, from the coding sequence TTGAAGAATAACTATCGCAAGCTTAAGTTCAGCATCCTGCTGCAGACGGTTTTTGTAACCGCTGTCACGGTGCTGGTGGGCGGTTTTCTGCTGAACTATGTAATCGACGGCATATATAATGACAGTTTTGCCAGGATATTCGTAGATTTCCTGACTTCTCTTGATGTGGAGGAGAAGACGGCCATAGATTTATACTGGAAGCTGATCGGAGACAACAAGACCTTTTTCATGGTCGTTGGCTTCCTGCTTCTTTTTGCCCTGTTTTTCTATGTGGCCTTGTCTAAGATGACGAAGTATCTGGATCAGATCGGGGACGGGATCGAAAATATCGTGTCGGATTCCACGGAGCCGATTCATCTGATCACGGAGTTAAAGCCGATCGAGATCAGGCTGAATGAGATTAAGGCGACCCTGAAGCGTCAGGAACTGGAGGCGGAAGAGGGGGAGAAAAAGAAGAATGACCTGGTGATCTTCCTGGCCCATGACCTTAAGACCCCGCTGACCTCTATTGTGGCATACTTAAGCATGCTGGACAGCCATCCGGACATGTCGCAGGAGGAACGGGAGAAATACACCCACATTGCATTTGAGAAATCGCTGCGTCTGGGAGAACTGATCAATGAGTTCTTCGACATTACCCGCTATAATCTCCAGAATATTGAACTGGAGTCCGTGGAGATCAACCTGTCATTGATGCTGGAGCAGCTGGCGGACGAACTCTATGGCGTGCTGCAGGAAAAGCAGCTTGCCTGCCAGGTAGATGTGGAAGAGAATCTGGTGGTCTACGGGGATCCGGATAAGCTGGCCCGGGTCTTTGACAATATTCTGAGGAACGCGATCGCATACTGCTATGACAATACCAGGATTCAGATCGAGGCGCAGATGAAGGGGCAGGACGTGGAGATTATCTTTACGAACCAGGGAGATAAGATTCCCGGGGCAATGCTTCAGACTATATTCGAGAAGTTCTACCGCGTAGATGGCTCCCGTTCCAGCGGGACCGGAGGTGCAGGGCTAGGACTGGCCATTGCCAAGCAGATTGTGGAATTGCATGGAGGGCTGATCCGTGCAAAAAGCGATGACAGCAAGACGCAGTTTATTGTGACATTGCCGACAAGGACAGAAAAGGAAGAAGGGACAGCAGAGGATGAAGTTCATACACATCGCAGACGTACATTTAGGAGCAAGCCCGGACGCAGGAAGCGCGTACAGCGAAAAGAGGGCGAAGGAGATCTGGAATAG